In Brachybacterium fresconis, the genomic stretch CTGTTCGAACTGCCCGGTCACGGCCCCGTCCATGGACCAGTGGCCGGTGTTGTGAGGGCGCATCGCGAGCTCGTTGACGCTGACGGCGCCGTCGGCGGTCTCGAACAGCTCGACGGCGAGCATCCCGACCACGTCGAGGTCCTCGGCGATCGCGAGGGCGAGGGCCTGGATGCGCTGCTGGGCTGCGGCGTCGAGGTCGGGCGCGGGGGCGACGACCTCGTAGCAGACGCCGTCCTTCTGGACGGACTGCACGACGGGATAGGCGAGGGCCTCTCCCCCGGGCCGACGGGCGACCTGGGCGGAGAGCTCCCGGGTGAAGGGGACGAGCTCCTCGGCGAGCAGCTCGCCGTGGTCGGACAGCCAGTCGTCGGCCTGGTCGGGGCCGTCGATGATCCGGACTCCGTGGGCGTCGTAGCCGCCGCGCGGGGTCTTGACCACGAGGCGTCCTGCGGTCTCCGCGAGCGCCGCGGCGAGGTCCTCCCGGGAACCGACCCGCCACCAGCGCGGACAGGGATGGCCGAGCTCCCGCAGGCGCTCGCGCATGACCAGCTTGTCCTGGGCGTGGGCGAGCGCGGCGGGTCCCGGCCGCACGGCGGCCAGTCCCTCGTCCCGGACCGCCTCGAGGATCTCGGCGGGCACGTGCTCGTGGTCGAAGGTGATCACCTCGACGTCGCGGGCGAGGGCGGCCACGGCGTGCTCGTCGTCGTGCCGGCCCAGGCGCATCTGTCCCGCGACCGCCGCGGCGCTCTCCCCGGCGTCCGTGGCGAGCACGGGCGTGGTCAGCCCCAGCTCGATGGCGGGGCCCAGCATCATGCGGGCCAGCTGACCGGCACCGACGATGCCGATGCGGCGGGCCCCGCGGGGCAGGCCGGCGGCGGACGGGGCGGGGGGCTGCGCAGTGGTCGACACGGCGGTCAGTGTACGAGGCTCAGGCCCGGGAGCGCGGGCGGCGACGGACCACGGACCCCTGCGGGAGGCTCTCGAGGTCGTCGCCCGCCTCGCTCGGTGGATCCTCGACGGGCTCCGGATCGTCGACGTCCTCCCCGGGGGCGGAGATGAGGAACACGCCGAAGGTCGCGGGAGTCTCGGTGAGCAGCTCGAGGCGTCCGCCGTCGTCCTCGACCAGGGTGCGGGCCAGGGCCAGGCCGACGCCGGTGCCCGAGGAGCTGCGCCCGGAGATGGAGCGCTCGAAGATGCGGGTGCCGAGCTCCGGATCGATCCCGCCGCCCTCGTCGGTCACCTCCACCACCGTGGAGTGCTCGTTGCGCCGCACCTTCACCGTGGTGCGGCCGTCGCCGTGCGTCAGCGCGTTCTCGAGGAGCGTGGCCACGACCTGGGTGAGCGGACCGTTCGACCCCCACACGGCGGCGCTGCGCGGCACCTGGATGCGCAGCTCGCGGTGGGCACGGCGGTAGGCCGGCGACCACTCCTCGCTCTGCTGGGTCAGCACCGAGCGCAGCTCGACCACGCCGGGGGTGCGGCGCTGCGAGGAGCGAGGGGCGTTGATGAGGTCGTGGACCACCTCGGTGAGGCGGTCGATCTGCTCCAGGGAGATGCGGGCCTCCTCGCGCACCCACTCCTCGGAGCTGGTCGCGAGGATCTCGTCCAGTCGCATGGACAGTGCCGTCAGCGGGGTGCGCAGCTGATGGGACGCGTTGGAGGCGAGCTGGCTCTCGGCCTCGAGCCGCTCGGTGAGCATCGCGCCGGAGCGGATCAGCTCCTCGGCGACATCGTCGATCTCCGTGATCCCCGAGGGGTTCCAGGGGCCGCGGGCGCGACCGGACCCCATCTCCTCCGCCCGGCGGTTCAGCCGGGCCAGCGGCATCGAGATCCGTTGTGCCTGCCACAGGGCGACGGAGGCGCCCACGGAGAGCGCCGAGAGCCCCGCGACGACGATGATCACCCAGGCGCTGGCGGTGTGCGCCCGGACGTCGGACTGCGGGATGTCCACCACGATCTCCTGCTGCTCGGCTCCGCGACCGCTGACCGAGAGCGGGTCGCTCCCGGGAGGATCGCCCGCCGTGATGGTGTCGCCCTCGCGCGTGGTCACCGAGATGGCGATGTTCAGGTCGGTCTGCTCGTCGACGATGCCCTGCAGCAGCGCCTCGTCCAGCGGCCTGCCCTCACTCAGGCGCGCGTCGCTGGCGACCCGCACGGTGTCGAGGATGTCGGTGGCCTCGGCGGAGAGCCGCTGCTTCGCCAGCTGCAGCCAGGACCAGCCCAGCGGTATGCCCAGCAGCAGCACCGCGAGGACCACGGTGATGATCGTGGCCTGCAGGACGCGTTGCCACACCCGTCAGCTCTCCGCCCCGGTCTCGAAGCGGAAGCCGACGCCCCGGACGGTCGTGATCCGGCGCGGGTTGGTGGCGTCGTCGCCGAGCTTCCGGCGCAGCCAGGAGACATGCATGTCGAGGGTCTTGGTCGAGCCCCACCACTCGGCGCCCCAGACCTCACGCATGAGGTCGTCGCGGGTGACGACGCTGCCGGACTCGCGCACCAGCACGGTCAGCAGGTCGTACTCCTTGGCCGACAGGCTCAGCTCCTCGCCGTCGACGTAGGCGCGGCGGGCGGAGACGTCGAGGGTCACGCCGTTGACGTCGAAGGCATCGCCGGATTCCTCCACCGCCTGCGTGCGCCGCATCAGGGCCCGGATGCGGGCTTGCAGCTCGCCGAGCCGGAAGGGTTTGGTCACGTAGTCGTCGGCGCCGGCATCGAGCCCGACCACCGCATCGACCTCGTCGGCCCGGGCGGTGAGGATCAGGATCGGCGATTCGAGACCCCCCTTGCGCAGACGGCGGGCGACCTCGAGACCGTCCAGATCGGGCAGGCCGAGATCGAGGATCACGAAATCGATCGGGTCCCCTGCGGCCGCGATCGCGAGCGCATCCATCCCGCGCGAGGCGCGCGTGACGGTGTACCCCTCGCGGTCCAGCGCGCGGGAGAGAGGTTCAGCGATGGCCGAGTCGTCCTCGACGAGAAGCAGTCGTGTCACGCAATCCATCCTATGTCGCAGCGGGCGACGGGGCGCGCGGCCCCGTCCTCACAGACCCAGGTCGAGCGGCGCCGAGCGGTCGCGGCGCATCTCGTTGATCCGCACCGTCCCGATGCCGTGGAGCTCCACGTCCTCGCCCTCGCTGAGGGAGAAGCCCCCCGGCAGCGCCTGGGTGATGGACTCGGCGGTCTCGGCATCGACCATGACCGCTCCCGGCCGCGCCACCGATTCCATCCGGGCGGCGAGGTTGACCTTGGGCCCGAAGACGTCACCGTACCGGGAGAACATCGATCCCCAGGACAGGCCCACCCGGATGGGAGGCAGCTGGGAATCGGCGGTGATGGCCTCGGCGAGGCTGACGGCGATCTGCGCACCGTCCTCGGGCGTGTCCGCCAGGAACATGATCTCGTCGCCGACCGTCTTGACCACGCGGCCGCCGCCGACGGAGATGAGGTCGCGGCTCACCGCCTCGAAACGACCGACGACGTCGGCCAGCTCGCTGCCGGAGAGGTCCTGGGCCAGCCGCGTGAACTGCACCAGGTCCGCGAATCCGACGGCCCGCTGCAGCGGGAACAGCTCATCGGTGTCGCGGTGGAGCACCTCGGAGCCCGCGCGCGCGGCGTACGCGGCGAGCTGCCGGCGGAAGGCGAACATGACCTGGGACTCGAGGGTCTCGAGCAGCTCGGGGATCTCATCGAGCATCTGCTGGCGGGCTTCGGCGTCGTCGGCCCCGTCGGCGTGCTTGGCCTCGTCGACCAGCGCCTCGGTGATCCACATGGCCAGCCGCCCCATGTGGAAGCCCAGCCCGCGGGTGATGCTGGCGAAGGCACGCTCGGAGAGCACCCCGTCCTCGACGATCGCGGAGAGGTCGCCGATCGAGTAGGCGTCCTCCTCGGTGAACACCACGGTGTCCTCGTCGACCGGGCTGAAGCCCAGCGAGCGCCAGTACACCGAGGCCAGCCGCTCCGGGATGTCCTGCTGCTGGGCGAGGTCCCGGCGCGAGAACTTGCGGGGCCCCTGCAGCAGCACCTTCTCCAGCGCCCCGACGCTGCGGCGCACCTCCGCGAAGCGACGATTGAGGTCGAGGATCTCCTGGTCGTCGAGCGGAGTCTGCACGAGATCAGGGGATTGCTCCGGGGGCACGCTCGCGGGCTCCGACGGGGAGGTCCCCGCGGAGGTGGTCGTGTGCTCCAGGTCTTCGGTTCCACCCGTCACGTGCCGTGCTCCTCCTGTTCAGCGCCGCCCGCGGCGCCCGTCGCGGGCCGAGCGGTTCCGCCCGGCCTCACATGCCTCACATCGCCGACGTCCACGGCCCGGCGGCCCCCGGTCTCGAGGTCCACCACCAGGCGGCCGTGCACGTCGACAGCCCGGGCGGTGCCGTGCAGCGAGGGAGACGGTGCTCCGCCCGCCCCGACCGATCCCAGCGGATCGACCCGCACCGACCGTCCGAGTGTGAGGCACGTCATAGTGTAACGGTGTGCCAGCCCTGCTGCGTCCGCGTCTCCCGTCGTGGACTCCAGCGTCGCCAGCTCGGCGGCGAGCGCCTGCACGAGGTGCTGCTCGATCCGTCGTCGCAGCTGATCGACGTCGGTCGCCCCCTCGCGAACCCCTCCGTCGAGGCCTCCGCCGTCGCGGACTTCGCCGTCGCGACGGATCCCGCCGTCGCCGAGCAGCCAGGCCGCGTCCGGAACCTCCGCGCCGTCCCCATCGCGGACCGGTCCCTGCACGTTCAGCCCGATCCCGATCAGCACGAGATCGCTCCCCCGCCCCTCGACCAGGATCCCGCCGAGCTTCCGACCGTCGGCGGTATGGAGGTCGTTGGGCCATTTCAGACCCAGCACCGGGCCCTGCGCCCCGACCGCGGCCGTGACGGCCTCGAGTGCGGCGAGCCCCGCAGCCAGCGGGATCCAGGTGCGCTGCTGCGGGGCGAGAGAGGTGCGGTGGGCATAGGTCAGGTACACATTGCCCCCGGCCGGGCTCGCGAAGCGTCGGCCGAGCCGACCGCGTCCGGCGGTCTGCTCGCCGGTGGCGACCACGAAGGGCGCCTCCTGCCCGTCATCCAGGAGCCGAGCCGCCTCGTCCTGGGTCGAGGGCACGCGCGCCCGGCGACGGATCGTGGGGCTCGGGAGCACCCCGAGATCGGGGACACCCTCGGAATCGGGGACGCCCTCGGAGCCGGGGACGACCGTCGAACCGGGATCGACCCCGGGGCCGGCATCGGATCGCGCCACAGTCCTCATCCCTCCCGTCCCCTTCCTGTCGTGCTCATGACGACCCTCACACAGGATCGTCCGGGTCGGAGACATGTCCGACGGACCGGGCCCACGCCGGTCGGCGTCGGCCCTCGTCGAGAGTTCGTAGCGTAGTATCCCGGTGTTCAGCTCCCCGGATTGAAGGCGGCCCACGGGCCGCAGCAGGAGGCTCCGTGACCGACGCCCCGCGGCCGCTCACCACCGCCCAGCGACTGGAGGACCTCCGCGAGCGTGACGCCGCCGTGGTCTCCGCCGCCGATGAGGTCGCCGTCCAGAAGCAGCACGCCCGGGGGAAGAAGACGGCCCGCGAGCGCATCGCCGACCTGCTGGACGACGGCTCCTTCGTCGAGACCGACCGCTTCGTGCGCCACCAGGCCCGCAACTTCGGCATCGACGCCAAGCGGCCCGACGGCGACGGCATCGTCACCGGGCACGGCACCATCGACGGCCGCCAGGTGTGCGTCTACGCCCAGGACTTCACGGTCTTCGGCGGCTCCCTCGGCGAGGCCCATGGCCGCAAGATCCAGAAGATCCAGGATCTCGCCCTGTCCACCGGGGTGCCGGTGATCGGCATCCTCGACGGCGGCGGCGCCCGCATCCAGGAGGGAGTGGCCTCGCTGGCCGCCTTCGCGGGCATCATGCGGCGCAATACCCGCTCCTCGGGCGTGGTCCCCCAGATCGCCATGATCATGGGCCCGGCCGCGGGGGGCGCGGTGTACTCCCCCGCCCTGTCGGACTTCATCGTGATGGTCGAGAAGACCTCGCACATGTTCATCACCGGCCCCGA encodes the following:
- a CDS encoding adenylate/guanylate cyclase domain-containing protein — its product is MQTPLDDQEILDLNRRFAEVRRSVGALEKVLLQGPRKFSRRDLAQQQDIPERLASVYWRSLGFSPVDEDTVVFTEEDAYSIGDLSAIVEDGVLSERAFASITRGLGFHMGRLAMWITEALVDEAKHADGADDAEARQQMLDEIPELLETLESQVMFAFRRQLAAYAARAGSEVLHRDTDELFPLQRAVGFADLVQFTRLAQDLSGSELADVVGRFEAVSRDLISVGGGRVVKTVGDEIMFLADTPEDGAQIAVSLAEAITADSQLPPIRVGLSWGSMFSRYGDVFGPKVNLAARMESVARPGAVMVDAETAESITQALPGGFSLSEGEDVELHGIGTVRINEMRRDRSAPLDLGL
- a CDS encoding ATP-binding protein; translated protein: MWQRVLQATIITVVLAVLLLGIPLGWSWLQLAKQRLSAEATDILDTVRVASDARLSEGRPLDEALLQGIVDEQTDLNIAISVTTREGDTITAGDPPGSDPLSVSGRGAEQQEIVVDIPQSDVRAHTASAWVIIVVAGLSALSVGASVALWQAQRISMPLARLNRRAEEMGSGRARGPWNPSGITEIDDVAEELIRSGAMLTERLEAESQLASNASHQLRTPLTALSMRLDEILATSSEEWVREEARISLEQIDRLTEVVHDLINAPRSSQRRTPGVVELRSVLTQQSEEWSPAYRRAHRELRIQVPRSAAVWGSNGPLTQVVATLLENALTHGDGRTTVKVRRNEHSTVVEVTDEGGGIDPELGTRIFERSISGRSSSGTGVGLALARTLVEDDGGRLELLTETPATFGVFLISAPGEDVDDPEPVEDPPSEAGDDLESLPQGSVVRRRPRSRA
- a CDS encoding 5-(carboxyamino)imidazole ribonucleotide synthase translates to MMLGPAIELGLTTPVLATDAGESAAAVAGQMRLGRHDDEHAVAALARDVEVITFDHEHVPAEILEAVRDEGLAAVRPGPAALAHAQDKLVMRERLRELGHPCPRWWRVGSREDLAAALAETAGRLVVKTPRGGYDAHGVRIIDGPDQADDWLSDHGELLAEELVPFTRELSAQVARRPGGEALAYPVVQSVQKDGVCYEVVAPAPDLDAAAQQRIQALALAIAEDLDVVGMLAVELFETADGAVSVNELAMRPHNTGHWSMDGAVTGQFEQHLRAVADLPLGSTAPRGPVAVMVNLLGGAAEDLAPGAHAAQAADPELKVHLYGKSVRPGRKLGHVTLVGEDATDLLDRAHRAERLIIDGPSVADAVGPDTGGPDSGSPETAAGPAPTFRPIPAGPSKETR
- a CDS encoding response regulator transcription factor; this encodes MTRLLLVEDDSAIAEPLSRALDREGYTVTRASRGMDALAIAAAGDPIDFVILDLGLPDLDGLEVARRLRKGGLESPILILTARADEVDAVVGLDAGADDYVTKPFRLGELQARIRALMRRTQAVEESGDAFDVNGVTLDVSARRAYVDGEELSLSAKEYDLLTVLVRESGSVVTRDDLMREVWGAEWWGSTKTLDMHVSWLRRKLGDDATNPRRITTVRGVGFRFETGAES
- a CDS encoding biotin--[acetyl-CoA-carboxylase] ligase; this encodes MARSDAGPGVDPGSTVVPGSEGVPDSEGVPDLGVLPSPTIRRRARVPSTQDEAARLLDDGQEAPFVVATGEQTAGRGRLGRRFASPAGGNVYLTYAHRTSLAPQQRTWIPLAAGLAALEAVTAAVGAQGPVLGLKWPNDLHTADGRKLGGILVEGRGSDLVLIGIGLNVQGPVRDGDGAEVPDAAWLLGDGGIRRDGEVRDGGGLDGGVREGATDVDQLRRRIEQHLVQALAAELATLESTTGDADAAGLAHRYTMTCLTLGRSVRVDPLGSVGAGGAPSPSLHGTARAVDVHGRLVVDLETGGRRAVDVGDVRHVRPGGTARPATGAAGGAEQEEHGT